In one window of Temnothorax longispinosus isolate EJ_2023e chromosome 9, Tlon_JGU_v1, whole genome shotgun sequence DNA:
- the LOC139819208 gene encoding uncharacterized protein has product MTNVHTVNSMISNRNRDCLECRLLSGGGLVAAGLYVCHHSKQYQKQVGKAAMYSVASVLVLLGTARILDLPPFQDKFKRS; this is encoded by the exons ATGACGAATGTACACACGGTGAACAGTATGATCAGCAACAGGAACCGCGATTGTCTCGAGTGCAGACTGCTGAGCGGCGGCGGCCTCGTCGCCGCCGGTTTATACGTCTGTCATCACTCCAAACAGTACCAGAAGCAAGTAGGAAAGGCAGCGATGTACTCGGTCGCCTCTG TACTGGTACTCCTTGGTACAGCTAGGATTTTGGATTTGCCACCCTTTCAAGACAAATTTAAGCGCAGCTGA
- the LOC139819212 gene encoding pentatricopeptide repeat-containing protein 2, mitochondrial produces the protein MAATMRCLMRFNVGLTSNTLLRNSFLNSCRFLYSDQSLGLQGYENARLNFRNQFLNVENTFRSKMEEVCNADSSMIFTEDLKSMLHLAQKKPEDIELLVKMLTKFNNQTKEMRFGTFIFGPVVMRTFYYLDEPDLAYTAFKDPKFENFFDQLVSYQILLSLLYKHGKYAQMREVYDIIRTRHIEAGYARNSLILVMAACYKENTPETLEYGLKVWREIDEKGYMIMRRATTFLAALAIKQNLSHIAIEILSSIKEARYIHIRCLKIVAYADLKRFTEIVPILRASLEHDRPNSKKECYFRDVIENLEEAMATENIPEDFELYKLITLLKKDDHILPETLENSICAEIKVDRSKTRKFGTMAESNFSQRQQNFTRNNSRPALRDLL, from the exons ATGGCGGCAACAATGAGGTGTCTTATGAGGTTCAATGTGGGACTGACAAGCAATACCCTTCTGAGGAATAGCTTCCTGAACT CTTGCAGATTTTTGTATTCGGACCAAAGCTTGGGTCTGCAAGGCTATGAAAATGCACGATTAAACTTCCGCAatcagtttttaaatgtgGAGAACACATTCCGCAGTAAGATGGAGGAAGTGTGCAACGCAGACTCGAGTATGATTTTCACTGAAGATCTGAAGTCCATGTTGCATCTAGCTCAAAAGAAACCCGAGGACATTGAACTGCTTGTCAAGATGCTGACGAAATTTAACAATCAAACCAAGGAGATGAGATTTGGTACTTTTATCTTCGGTCCCGTGGTGATGCGTACCTTCTATTATCTGGACGAACCAGATCTCGCATACACCGCTTTCAAGGATCCCAAGTTCGAGAATTTCTTTGATCAATTAGTCAGTTACCAGATTCTCTTATCTCTGTTATATAAGCATGGAAAGTACGCTCAAATGAGAGAGGTGTATGATATAATCAGGACCAGGCATATAGAGGCTGGATATGCCAggaattctttgattttagtTATGGCTGCCTGTTACAAGgag AACACACCGGAGACGTTGGAGTATGGCTTAAAAGTCTGGAGAGAAATTGACGAAAAAGGATATATGATCATGCGTAGAGCCACCACATTTTTAGCAGCTCTAGCCATTAAGCAAAATTTGTCTCATATAGCTATAGAAATCTTAAGTTCGATAAAAGAAGCCCGATACATCCATATAAGATGTTtgaaaattgtagcttacgCGGATTTGAAGAGATTCACCGAGATAGTGCCCATACTTAGAGCATCGTTGGAGCACGACAGGCCGAATTCTAAAAAAGAATGTTATTTTAGAGACGTG ATTGAGAACCTGGAAGAAGCTATGGCAACGGAGAATATCCCTGAGGACTTTGAACTTTACAAGTTGATTACTTTATTGAAGAAGGATGATCACATTCTACCCGAG ACATTGGAAAACAGTATTTGCGCGGAAATAAAGGTGGATAGATCGAAAACAAGGAAATTTGGCACAATGGCAGAATCCAATTTTTCACAGCGACAGCAAAATTTTACGCGTAATAATAGTAGACCGGCATTGCGTGATCTTTTGTAA
- the LOC139818537 gene encoding uncharacterized protein: protein MTATQLEELLGMVGPRLQKQDVIRQSISPAERLALTLRYLASGDSMISMSYQYLVGVTTAGNIIHETCKAIWDVLCPLVLSGRLEEGDWVDIANNFNERWNFVHCIGAIDGKHVTIQCPKNAGSAFYNYKHSHSIVLMAICDANYIIRFVDIGAYGRRSDGGVFKESAMGKAFEEGRMNIPQPAALGEGGPILPYCLVGDEAFPLKPYLLRPYPGRGLTPEQEMYNYRLSRARRIIENVFGILASQWRVYRKPIIASPDNAKLMVQATICLHNWLRRQDIDENAYVPSGLIDVDDPRTVQMASDQGLGVSSWKMDAHSETSQTVDRWTVP, encoded by the exons aTGACCGCAACACAGTTGGAAGAATTGTTAGGCATGGTTGGACCAAGATTGCAAAAGCAGGACGTCATTCGACAAAGTATCTCACCAGCTGAACGGTTGGCATTAACATTGAG atatcttGCTTCCGGGGACTCCATGATATCGATGTCCTACCAATATCTTGTGGGAGTGACAACAGCGGGTAATATCATCCATGAAACCTGTAAAGCAATATGGGATGTTTTATGCCCTTTAGTTCTTTCGGGTCGACTGGAAGAAGGAGACTGGGTGGATATCGCCAATAATTTTAACGAAAGATGGAATTTCGTTCATTGCATTGGAGCCATTGATGGCAAGCACGTTACCATTCAA TGTCCCAAAAATGCTGGATCAgcgttttataattataaacacaGTCACAGCATAGTTCTCATGGCTATCTGCgatgcaaattatataatacgttTTGTGGATATCGGGGCATACGGACGACGAAGTGATGGTGGCGTCTTCAAAGAAAGTGCTATGGGGAAAGCATTCGAAGAAGGTAGAATGAATATTCCACAACCAGCAGCGCTTGGAGAAGGAGGACCAATTTTACCATACTGTCTTGTGGGAGATGAAGCCTTTCCTTTGAAGCCATACTTGCTTCGTCCGTATCCAGGTAGAGGACTGACACCAGAGCAAGAAATGTACAATTACCGTCTGAGTCGTGCGAGACGAATAATAGAAAACGTATTTGGTATACTCGCCAGTCAATGGAGAGTATACAGAAAACCAATTATCGCCAGTCCTGATAACGCAAAGTTAATGGTTCAAGCAACTATTTGTTTGCATAATTGGCTTCGCCGGCAGGACATTGATGAGAACGCATATGTGCCTTCGGGTTTGATCGATGTCGATGATCCGCGCACTGTCCAAATGGCTTCAGACCAGGGTCTTGGCGTGTCATCATGGAAGATGGATGCGCATTCAGAGACATCTCAAACTGTGGATCGATGGACAGTACCTTAA
- the LOC139819206 gene encoding F-box/LRR-repeat protein 4-like codes for MKLSSNESKELSRCSLSTLPTEILLNILKNLDLTTLCRMSEVNSRFNHLIQDPELYTRLNVRCGSITDMDATFRYFTSRCKYLQQLDLTASDFDVMDFINFLHNCGGRLTHLRLRNCEPVDNSVLLKISEICKNLKELNLNGCERINDEGFSYLEILNGLEHLNFSTLCIEAQRICKILQKNQRMQLKNSCRDLEVINLRPCHKLTSQGIDALADCKNLRKLYLPLEPVDEDSLSRLLSSCQRLEVV; via the exons ATGAAACTCTCTTCGAATGAGTCCAAGGAGCTATCCCGTTGCAGTTTATCAACGCTTCCT ACTGAAATACTgctaaacatattaaaaaacttaGATTTGACAACGTTATGCCGCATGAGTGAAGTAAATTCGCgctttaatcatttaatacaGGACCCTGAACTCTATACACGTTTGAATGTGCGATGTGGATCTATCACAGATATGGATGCTACGTTTCGTTATTTTACAtctagatgtaaatatttgcaacagTTAGATCTTACAGCAAGCGACTTTGATGTTATGGattttataaactttcttCATAATTGCGGTGGGCGTTTAACGCACTTAAGATTAAGGAACTGCGAGCCTGTTGACAATTCTGTCttacttaaaatttcagagatatgcaaaaatttaaaag AATTGAATCTAAATGGTTGTGAACGTATAAACGACGAAGGATTTTCGTATCTCGAGATACTGAATGGTTTGGAACATTTAAACTTTAGTACTCTATGTATAGAGGCTCAACGtatttgcaaaatactgcaaaaaaatcAACGGATGC AGTTGAAAAATTCATGTCGCGACTTGgaagtaataaatttacgGCCGTGTCATAAACTTACATCGCAGGGTATTGATGCCCTTGCTGactgtaaaaatttacgaaaattgTATCTTCCCCT agAGCCAGTCGATGAGGACAGCTTGAGCAGATTACTTTCATCCTGTCAACGTCTGGAAGTAGTTTAA